A genomic region of Anopheles coustani chromosome 3, idAnoCousDA_361_x.2, whole genome shotgun sequence contains the following coding sequences:
- the LOC131272455 gene encoding histone deacetylase complex subunit SAP18 produces MAGLESMIVEEKQLPPKAVDREKTCPLLLRVFCSTGRHHSANEYAYGNVPSNELQIYTWMDATLRELTTLVRDVNPETRRKGTYFDFAIVSPDRTSNYRMREIGVTCSGQKGADDSKTLAQAKFTIGDFMDINITPPNRIPPPRRQRPF; encoded by the exons ATGGCAGGTTTAGAGTCAATGATCGTCGAAGAAAAGCAATTACCGCCAAAAGCGGTCGATCGGGAGAAG ACGTGCCCACTTTTGCTGCGAGTTTTCTGCTCAACCGGCCGGCATCACTCGGCGAACGAGTACGCCTACGGAAATGTGCCGTCGAACGAGTTGCAAATCTACACCTGGATGGACGCGACGCTGCGCGAGCTGACGACACTCGTACGAGACGTGAATCCAGAGACGCGCCGGAAAGGCACGTACTTCGACTTTGCCATCGTGTCCCCGGATCGCACGTCGAACTATCGGATGCGCGAGATCGGCGTTACCTGCTCTGGCCAGAAGGGTGCAGACGACTCGAAAACGTTGGCGCAGGCCAAGTTCACCATAGGCGATTTTATGGACATCAACATAACTCCACCGAACCGCATCCCGCCACCCCGTAGACAGCGACCATTCTAG
- the LOC131260875 gene encoding uncharacterized protein LOC131260875 isoform X2, with product MPDTDSSEDETSARLLASVDTSFLNDALFNKPVLPTTEKETKQSKRNTNAVSNTSPAPDAPKSNRYVLEEETVMKSDLNVSEAMKKHMAAKLSNLIGSMIVFDDGPAVSAAQPVSATNNGKRKAEAPGVRLLSSFNDYLDESVSAETPIGPQKRPSIQRRKVKGEPKDPKSVDKIAASVIVPDTFPEEMRSWKGPKQRSTLFNYTKKGLGPCVEKERVNEFTEARLKNGWDESKIQTFKRKTIELQQ from the exons ATGCCCGACACGGACAGCAGCGAAGATGAAACTAGCGCCCGACTTCTTGCATCAGTAGATACCTCCTTTCTCAATGATGCATTGTTCAACAAACCAGTGCTTCCTACaacggaaaaggaaacgaagcAAAGCAAGCGAAATACAAACGCTGTGTCGAATACCAGTC CTGCACCAGATGCCCCAAAATCTAACCGTTATGTACTGGAAGAGGAAACAGTTATGAAGAGTGACCTGAACGTGTCCGAGGCTATGAAGAAACACATGGCAGCAAAGCTATCGAATCTCATCGGATCCATGATAGTGTTCGATGATGGTCCAGCAGTTTCGGCAGCTCAACCTGTATCCGCTACTAACAACGGCAAGAGAAAAGCCGAAGCGCCTGGAGTACGATTGCTGTCCAGTTTTAACGACTATCTAGATGAATCTGTTTCCGCTGAAACACCAATTGGGCCGCAGAAACGTCCATCAATTCAACGCAGGAAGGTCAAAGGTGAACCGAAAGATCCAAAGAGTGTAGACAAAATAGCAGCCTCAGTAATCGTGCCCGACACTTTCCCGGAGGAAATGCGCTCCTGGAAAGGGCCGAAGCAACGATCGACCTTGTTCAATTACACAAAGAAAGGACTGGGGCCTTGCGTTGAGAAGGAACGTGTGAATGAGTTCACTGAAGCTCGTTTAAAAAATGGATGGGATGAAAGTAAGATACAAACGTTcaagagaaaaacaatagAACTCCAACAATGA
- the LOC131271307 gene encoding AP-3 complex subunit beta-2, whose protein sequence is MLSSGSAAIGVSALASTAYGNERTEVIEYANEGGCFHADYKKHDDLKQMLDSNKDSLKLEAMKRIIGMIAKGRDASDLFPAVVKNVVSKNIEVKKLVYVYLVRYAEEQQDLALLSISTFQRALKDPNQLIRASALRVLSSIRVSMIVPIVMLAIRDSASDMSPYVRKTAAHAIPKLYSLDPEQKDELIVVIEKLLADRTTLVVGSAVMAFEEVCPERTELIHKNYRKLCNLLADVDEWGQVLIINMLTRYARTQFLDPNADDDVDVRDAENKPFYEDESDSDASDGKRKDDSIASPRKTYTLDVDHRMLLRQTKPLLQSRNASVVMAVAQLYHHVAPRNEVEIVAKALIRLLRSYKEVQSVVLTCIASMSIERKSIFEPFLKSFFVRTSDQTHIKLLKLEILTNLATATNISVILREFQTYISSNDKEFVASTIQAIGRCAVSISEVTETCLSGLVHLLSNKDEYVVAESVVVIKKLLHTQKEEHFEIISQMAKLLDFIQVPAARAAILWLIGEYNEKVPKIAPDVLRKAVKSFIDEQDIVKLQVLNLAVKLHITNPAQTALLCQHLHNLARYDSNYDIRDRARFLKPFLLAASNNNNGNNGMNGGSILLTHARKIFLSEKAAPTLESKYHGRRQYQLGSLSHYLNMPTNGYQDLPAWPLEAPDNTVRHVEPPAPLGGTGSAEYPGTGRGGGGGGDRRKKKSKSFYSGSEDASSTTTEGASSGSDSSSGSGSGSNSSSGSGSESSGSGSSSSGSGSSGSSGSGTSESEESSGHSSSASDNEESGTQKGVRKSRNSSSAKSSQKAEERFSKSAYNEVEGTSQSKQETSTEDSDSDSSGSYESSSSSSASVAKKNATKAQASKQTKPIKDNPKPAVNAAPVKSNLDLLLDLDDIPPIGPVMTPSLGGFLTPLDQAAGGLAGADGGTSIELVGPSFIPTKKRELLNKVNGFGLGIEYRFVRAPHLFSARMVSVELTFTNHGNVELLDIAVGRKANLPAGVAVHDFAPIGRLDPSQTTTGMLGVDFNDSTQPIPFEIRSGSGTSQVTLKAPVGEMVRSVAIAEGAFDSERAKLRGMTEHSCTLTLGESFSPDNKSLHRAVFEATNVASVVTSDSQRLLFAGQTMNSKSLVLIVFERKESAAVGGNDYSLTVNCEKLVVGSMLMNELKAALKK, encoded by the exons atgctTTCGTCAGGTTCGGCTGCCATTGGCGTAAGTGCGCTGGCATCGACGGCGTATGGAAACGAGCGCACGGAGGTGATAGAGTACGCGAACGAAGGGGGTTGCTTTCATGCGGATTACAAAAA ACATGATGATCTGAAGCAAATGCTCGACAGCAACAAGGACAGCTTGAAGCTGGAGGCTATGAAGCGTATCATCGGAATGATAGCGAAGGGCCGTGACGCATCCGACCTATTCCCGGCGGTGGTGAAGAATGTGGTGTCGAAAAACATCGAGGTCAAAAAGCTGGTGTACGTCTATCTCGTGCGGTATGCCGAAGAGCAGCAGGATTTGGCACTGCTCTCGATATCCACCTTCCAGCGAGCACTGAAAGATCCGAACCAGCTGATCCGAGCCAGTGCCTTGCGAGTGCTCTCCAGCATCCGGGTATCGATGATCGTACCGATTGTGATGCTTGCCATCCGCGACTCGGCGTCCGACATGAGCCCGTACGTACGAAAAACGGCTGCACATGCCATACCGAAGCTGTACAGTCTCGATCCGGAGCAGAAGGATGAGTTGATCGTAGTGATCGAAAAGCTGCTGGCCGATCGTACCACGCTGGTGGTTGGCTCCGCGGTCATGGCCTTTGAGGAGGTGTGTCCCGAGCGTACGGAATTGATCCACAAGAACTACCGCAAGTTGTGCAACCTACTGGCAGACGTGGACGAGTGGGGTCAGGTCCTTATCATAAACATGCTAACGCGTTACGCTCGAACACAATTTCTGGATCCGAATGCAGAT gatGACGTCGATGTACGGGATGccgaaaataaaccattttacgAGGACGAATCCGATTCCGATGCATCTGATGGGAAACGGAAGGACGATTCGATTGCTTCGCCTCGGAAAACCTACACACTGGATGTGGACCATCGGATGTTGCTACGGCAGACGAAACCCCTGCTCCAGAGTCGGAATGCATCCGTGGTGATGGCCGTCGCTCAGCTGTACCATCACGTGGCACCGCGTAATGAGGTAGAGATCGTTGCGAAAGCTCTCATCCGGCTGCTGCGAAGCTACAAGGAGGTGCAGAGTGTCGTTCTGACCTGTATTGCATCGATGTCGATCGAGCGGAAGTCCATCTTCGAACCATTCCTGAAGTCGTTCTTTGTGCGTACGAGCGATCAGACGCATATAAAACTGCTGAAGCTGGAGATACTGACGAACCTGGCCACGGCGACCAATATATCGGTGATTTTGCGCGAGTTTCAAACCTACATCAGTAGCAACGATAAAGAGTTTGTGGCGTCGACGATTCAAGCAATCGGTCGGTGTGCAGTATCGATTTCGGAGGTGACCGAGACGTGCTTGAGCGGTTTGGTTCACCTGCTCTCCAATAAGGATG AGTACGTCGTGGCGGAAAGTGTGGTCGTAATAAAAAAGTTACTGCACACGCAAAAGGAGGAACACTTTGAGATCATTTCCCAGATGGCCAAACTGCTCGATTTCATTCAAGTTCCGGCAGCCCGCGCCGCCATTCTGTGGCTTATCGGAGAGTACAACGAAAAGGTGCCGAAAATCGCCCCCGACGTGCTGCGGAAGGCCGTCAAGAGCTTCATCGACGAGCAGGATATCGTGAAGCTGCAGGTGCTAAATCTCGCCGTCAAACTGCACATTACCAACCCGGCCCAGACGGCACTACTCTGCCAGCATCTGCATAATCTCGCACGGTACGACTCCAACTACGACATTCGCGATCGAGCACGATTTTTGAAACCTTTCCTTCTCGCcgcttccaacaacaacaacggcaacAACGGTATGAATGGGGGTTCAATATTGTTAACGCACGCGAGAAAGATTTTCCTGTCGGAAAAGGCCGCGCCAACACTGGAGAGCAAGTATCACGGCCGGAGACAGTACCAGCTGGGTTCGTTGTCGCACTATCTTAATATGCCCACGAACGGATACCAGGATTTACCGGCGTGGCCACTCGAAGCCCCCGACAATACGGTTAGGCACGTGGAACCACCGGCGCCGCTTGGTGGTACCGGAAGCGCCGAATACCCCGGAACGGGTCGTGGTGGAGGAGGCGGTGGTGATCGACGGAAGAAGAAATCAAAATCCTTCTACTCCGGTTCGGAAGACGCCAGTAGCACTACGACCGAGGGTGCTTCGTCGGGGTCAGATTCGTCGTCTGGTTCTGGGTCGGGTTCGAACTCGTCTTCGGGATCCGGTTCGGAAAGTTCCGGCAGTGGATCGAGTAGCAGTGGAAGTGGTAGTagcggcagcagcggcagtGGTACTAGTGAGAGCGAAGAAAGCAGCGGTCATTCCTCGTCGGCAAGCGACAACGAAGAATCCGGAACGCAGAAGGGTGTAAGAAAATCACGCAATAGTAGTAGCGCTAAGAGTAGCCAAAAAGCGGAGGAAAGATTCAGCAAGAGTGCGTACAACGAGGTCGAGGGTACGAGCCAATCGAAGCAGGAGACCTCCACGGAGGACAGTGACAGCGATAGCAGTGGTAGTTACGAATCTTCCTCGTCTTCATCTGCGTCTGtagcaaagaaaaatgcaacTAAAGCACAGGcttcgaaacaaacaaaaccaatcaaaGATAATCCTAAACCGGCGGTTAATGCTGCACCGGTCAAAAGCAACCTAGATTTGCTACTCGATCTAGACGACATTCCACCGATCGGACCCGTTATGACCCCTTCGCTTGGAGGCTTTCTAACGCCTTTGGACCAAGCTGCCGGAGGATTGGCCGGTGCTGATGGCGGCACTTCCATCGAACTCGTTGGACCAAGCTTCATTCCTACAAAAAAGCGTGAGCTGTTGAACAAAGTGAACGGTTTCGGTCTCGGAATCGAGTACCGTTTCGTGCGCGCCCCGCATCTGTTCTCGGCGCGAATGGTGTCGGTCGAGCTGACCTTCACGAACCACGGCAATGTGGAGCTGCTCGATATAGCGGTTGGCAGGAAGGCCAACCTTCCGGCTGGCGTGGCGGTGCACGATTTCGCCCCCATTGGCCGTCTTGATCCGAGCCAAACGACGACCGGAATGCTGGGAGTGGATTTTAACGATTCCACCCAACCGATCCCGTTCGAGATCCGGTCCGGGAGTGGGACGAGCCAGGTAACACTGAAAGCCCCCGTCGGTGAGATGGTACGCTCGGTGGCGATCGCGGAAGGTGCGTTCGATAGTGAGCGAGCGAAACTGCGCGGCATGACGGAACATTCCTGTACGCTGACGTTGggtgagtccttttcaccggACAATAAAAGCCTGCACCGGGCCGTGTTCGAGGCGACTAATGTGGCCAGTGTGGTGACGAGTGATTCGCAGCGATTGCTTTTCGCTGGACAAACGATGAACTCGAAAAGCCTTGTGCTTATTGTGTTCGAGAGGAAAGAATCTGCTGCTGTCGGGGGAAATGATTACTCGCTGACCGTTAACTGTGAGAAGCTGGTTGTCGGATCGATGCTGATGAACGAGCTAAAAGCTGCCCTCAAGAAGTAG
- the LOC131259150 gene encoding probable serine/threonine-protein kinase samkC: MKHSLLLLPLAGLITLATAQYGPAPPRLNIPGAIALPPIREERLLPQQPPQVIRVRRPGAVRLAAPNAIHHQQPSALPKFHDPSTAEHKPVTEEPEDDFRPAFIPQLQQPHAHPSPAPPSPAATPALQYPIPADEQANERELQQNVLSRFNAQENRPAPLQRAQIPERFFATDKEPQRFAANERPQPQPQPTPKQYRPAPQQTFRQPQQQQQHFQDEDRRPAPQAPRVHSQQEQDRKRKPVAQILRKWRDEHEDGSITWGFENDDGSFKEETIGIDCVTRGRYGYVDPDGEKREYTYETGIQCDPNQRDEDDEDNLEVDYQENKAVLPNGVRLDLNNMGKKQSKRPGGNQQSQPPQYYRN, translated from the exons ATGAAACATTCGCTACTGTTG CTCCCCCTGGCGGGACTCATCACCCTAGCGACAGCCCAGTACGGTCCGGCCCCGCCGAGGCTGAACATTCCGGGCGCCATCGCGCTGCCACCGATCCGCGAGGAGCGCCTACTGCCGCAGCAGCCACCGCAAGTAATTCGCGTCCGGCGTCCGGGCGCGGTGCGTCTCGCCGCCCCGAACGCCATCCATCACCAACAGCCTTCCGCTCTTCCTAAATTCCACGACCCAAGCACGGCGGAGCACAAGCCGGTCACCGAGGAGCCGGAGGACGACTTCCGGCCCGCCTTCATCCCGCAGCTCCAACAACCCCACGCCCATCCCTCTCCGGCACCGCCGTCCCCGGCCGCCACCCCCGCCCTGCAGTATCCGATTCCCGCGGACGAGCAGGCGAACGAGCGCGAACTACAGCAAAATGTTCTCTCTCGCTTCAATGCACAGGAAAACCGACCGGCGCCGCTACAGCGCGCCCAGATCCCGGAGCGCTTCTTTGCGACCGACAAGGAACCACAGCGGTTCGCCGCCAACGAGCGGCCGCAGCCTCAGCCGCAGCCCACCCCGAAGCAGTACCGGCCCGCACCGCAGCAAACGTTCCGTCagccccagcagcagcagcagcatttccAGGACGAGGACCGCCGGCCAGCACCGCAGGCACCGCGCGTACATTCCCAGCAGGAGCAGGACCGCAAGCGCAAACCGGTAGCGCAGATCCTGCGCAAATGGCGCGATGAGCACGAGGACGGCTCGATCACGTGGGGCTTCGAGAATGACGATGGATCGTTCAAGGAGGAAACGATCGGCATTGACTGTGTCACCCG TGGACGCTACGGATACGTCGATCCGGATGGTGAGAAGCGCGAGTACACCTACGAAACCGGCATCCAGTGCGACCCGAACCAgcgcgacgaggacgacgaggacaACCTAGAGGTGGACTATCAGGAGAACAAGGCCGTCCTACCGAACGGTGTCCGGCTCGATCTGAACAACATGGGCAAGAAGCAATCGAAGCGACCCGGCGGCAACCAGCAGTCTCAGCCACCGCAGTACTACCGTAACTAA
- the LOC131260875 gene encoding uncharacterized protein LOC131260875 isoform X1: MPDTDSSEDETSARLLASVDTSFLNDALFNKPVLPTTEKETKQSKRNTNAVSNTSQAAPDAPKSNRYVLEEETVMKSDLNVSEAMKKHMAAKLSNLIGSMIVFDDGPAVSAAQPVSATNNGKRKAEAPGVRLLSSFNDYLDESVSAETPIGPQKRPSIQRRKVKGEPKDPKSVDKIAASVIVPDTFPEEMRSWKGPKQRSTLFNYTKKGLGPCVEKERVNEFTEARLKNGWDESKIQTFKRKTIELQQ, encoded by the exons ATGCCCGACACGGACAGCAGCGAAGATGAAACTAGCGCCCGACTTCTTGCATCAGTAGATACCTCCTTTCTCAATGATGCATTGTTCAACAAACCAGTGCTTCCTACaacggaaaaggaaacgaagcAAAGCAAGCGAAATACAAACGCTGTGTCGAATACCAGTC AAGCTGCACCAGATGCCCCAAAATCTAACCGTTATGTACTGGAAGAGGAAACAGTTATGAAGAGTGACCTGAACGTGTCCGAGGCTATGAAGAAACACATGGCAGCAAAGCTATCGAATCTCATCGGATCCATGATAGTGTTCGATGATGGTCCAGCAGTTTCGGCAGCTCAACCTGTATCCGCTACTAACAACGGCAAGAGAAAAGCCGAAGCGCCTGGAGTACGATTGCTGTCCAGTTTTAACGACTATCTAGATGAATCTGTTTCCGCTGAAACACCAATTGGGCCGCAGAAACGTCCATCAATTCAACGCAGGAAGGTCAAAGGTGAACCGAAAGATCCAAAGAGTGTAGACAAAATAGCAGCCTCAGTAATCGTGCCCGACACTTTCCCGGAGGAAATGCGCTCCTGGAAAGGGCCGAAGCAACGATCGACCTTGTTCAATTACACAAAGAAAGGACTGGGGCCTTGCGTTGAGAAGGAACGTGTGAATGAGTTCACTGAAGCTCGTTTAAAAAATGGATGGGATGAAAGTAAGATACAAACGTTcaagagaaaaacaatagAACTCCAACAATGA